A portion of the Syntrophaceae bacterium genome contains these proteins:
- a CDS encoding branched-chain amino acid ABC transporter permease, which translates to MNQRNAPVVLIAALFVLGAAMPFVLKPYHLNMLTEIILFALYAVSYNLLLGYAGLLSFGHAMFFGMGAFTVAVSLIHIPGLSIWSAIGLALAMTTAVGFVTGGLLLRHKGSYFALLTLAFNSLFYAVATKWHTITGGDDGLSVTRPDLALGFTTVSLAGIESFYGFTLVIVGSAIAFCWYFTQTAMGQTVLMMRENEERMKFLGYNTNISRLILFTFTGAVAGLAGAFYTLHFQFCSQSAISVDMTTTVLLMTFVGGTGTFWGPMLGALVYIVLQNYLSDITDRWPLFMGLIFVFMVLFIPGGLSQIIQSARDLIAGRRGTGKPMAAKEASS; encoded by the coding sequence ATGAACCAGAGAAACGCACCCGTTGTCCTCATCGCCGCCCTCTTCGTCCTGGGGGCCGCGATGCCGTTCGTGCTCAAGCCTTACCACCTCAACATGCTGACGGAGATCATCCTGTTCGCCCTCTACGCCGTCAGCTACAATCTCCTGCTCGGCTATGCGGGGCTGCTGTCCTTCGGGCACGCCATGTTCTTCGGCATGGGCGCCTTCACCGTCGCCGTCTCGCTGATTCACATCCCGGGCCTCTCCATCTGGAGCGCCATCGGCCTGGCCCTGGCCATGACGACGGCCGTCGGCTTCGTCACGGGGGGACTGCTGTTGCGGCACAAGGGGTCCTACTTCGCCCTCCTGACGCTGGCCTTCAACTCGCTCTTCTACGCCGTGGCGACGAAGTGGCACACCATCACGGGCGGCGACGACGGGCTGAGCGTCACGCGGCCCGATCTCGCGCTCGGGTTCACCACGGTGAGCCTGGCAGGGATCGAGAGTTTCTACGGGTTCACCCTCGTCATCGTCGGCTCGGCCATCGCGTTCTGCTGGTACTTCACGCAGACGGCCATGGGGCAGACGGTGCTGATGATGCGCGAAAACGAGGAGCGGATGAAGTTTCTGGGCTACAACACGAACATCAGCCGCCTGATCCTCTTCACCTTCACGGGCGCCGTGGCGGGGCTCGCGGGGGCATTCTACACGCTGCACTTCCAGTTCTGCTCCCAGTCGGCCATCAGCGTCGACATGACGACGACGGTGCTGCTCATGACCTTCGTGGGCGGTACGGGGACCTTCTGGGGACCGATGCTGGGGGCGCTGGTCTACATCGTCCTCCAGAACTACCTGAGCGACATCACGGACCGCTGGCCCCTGTTCATGGGACTGATCTTCGTCTTCATGGTCCTCTTCATCCCGGGCGGGCTGTCGCAGATCATCCAGTCCGCCAGGGACCTGATCGCCGGCAGGCGCGGGACGGGAAAACCCATGGCAGCCAAGGAAGCGTCATCATGA
- a CDS encoding ABC transporter ATP-binding protein: MSEYLHVKDIHKDFSGLKVLTGVDITVREKERHAVIGPNGAGKTTLFNIISGKFKASSGAILFKGEDISGKPAHVLNRIGLSRSFQITNVFQELSVFDNIRSGVRSRYGMRYHFFRRPDHNRDINERTLAIVEEVGLKDVMHMPVSALSYGQQRALEIGITLSTEPELILLDEPTAGMTREETGQAIRMIDRVTAGRTLIIIEHDMDVVFSLADTISVLHYGTILVSGKPDEIRNDQRVKDAYLGDG; the protein is encoded by the coding sequence ATGAGCGAATACCTTCACGTCAAGGACATTCACAAAGACTTCTCGGGGCTCAAGGTCCTCACCGGCGTCGATATCACCGTGAGGGAAAAGGAGCGGCACGCCGTCATCGGCCCCAACGGGGCGGGCAAGACGACGCTCTTCAACATCATCAGCGGGAAATTCAAGGCGTCTTCGGGGGCGATCCTGTTCAAGGGCGAGGACATTTCGGGCAAGCCGGCCCACGTGCTGAACCGCATCGGCCTCTCGCGGTCGTTCCAGATCACCAACGTCTTCCAGGAGCTCTCCGTCTTCGACAACATCCGCTCCGGCGTGCGTTCCCGGTACGGCATGCGGTATCACTTCTTCCGCAGGCCCGACCACAACCGGGACATCAACGAGCGCACGCTGGCCATCGTCGAGGAGGTCGGGCTGAAGGACGTCATGCACATGCCGGTGAGCGCCCTGTCCTACGGCCAGCAGCGCGCCCTCGAGATCGGCATCACCCTCTCCACGGAGCCGGAGCTCATCCTGCTGGACGAACCCACGGCGGGGATGACCCGCGAGGAGACGGGCCAGGCGATCCGGATGATCGACCGCGTCACGGCGGGACGGACGCTGATCATCATCGAGCACGACATGGACGTGGTGTTCTCGCTGGCCGACACGATTTCGGTCCTTCACTACGGCACGATTCTCGTCTCGGGCAAGCCCGACGAGATCCGAAACGATCAGCGGGTGAAGGACGCCTACCTGGGGGACGGATGA
- a CDS encoding ABC transporter ATP-binding protein, whose amino-acid sequence MLEVRNIHSYYGKSHILQGVSMSLNEGELVCLLGRNGVGKSTTLKSIMGLVKPSEGSVLFRGQELVGKQPFEIARLGVGYVPEDRRIFRSLTVHENLLMGVKEAKGGGNGAWTIEQVYEKFPKLRERRNNKGGHLSGGEQQMLTVARTLMGNPRLILVDEPTEGLAPLIVRDVLEMLAAVRRSGVTVLMVEQNFKASIKVADRFYIMGKGHMVFEGDTEALLAAEEIRKNYLEV is encoded by the coding sequence ATGCTGGAAGTCAGAAACATCCACAGCTACTACGGAAAGAGCCACATCCTGCAGGGTGTCTCCATGTCGCTGAACGAAGGCGAACTCGTATGCCTGCTCGGGCGAAACGGCGTGGGGAAGTCCACCACGCTCAAGAGCATCATGGGCCTCGTGAAGCCCAGCGAGGGGAGCGTGCTGTTCCGCGGGCAGGAGCTGGTCGGGAAACAGCCTTTCGAGATCGCCCGCCTGGGCGTGGGGTACGTTCCCGAGGACCGGAGGATCTTCCGGAGCCTCACGGTCCATGAGAATCTCCTGATGGGGGTGAAAGAGGCGAAGGGCGGCGGCAACGGCGCCTGGACCATCGAACAGGTCTACGAAAAGTTCCCCAAGCTGAGGGAACGCCGCAACAACAAGGGCGGCCACCTCTCGGGCGGCGAGCAGCAGATGCTCACCGTGGCGAGGACCCTCATGGGAAACCCCAGGCTCATCCTCGTCGACGAGCCCACGGAAGGGCTGGCGCCCCTCATCGTCCGCGACGTGCTGGAGATGCTCGCCGCCGTCCGCAGATCGGGGGTGACGGTGCTCATGGTGGAGCAGAACTTCAAGGCCTCCATCAAGGTGGCCGACCGCTTCTACATCATGGGGAAGGGGCACATGGTCTTCGAGGGCGACACGGAGGCCCTGCTGGCGGCGGAGGAGATCCGGAAGAACTATCTGGAGGTGTAA
- a CDS encoding ABC transporter substrate-binding protein gives MKKLFGLAVLSVLLALAGSAAAQDTIKIGVTEPLSGTFKDIGERYLEGVQYAAKVINESGGLLGKKVEVIPIDSELKPDVATRKAQNLILKDGVKFFAGGTGSSVGAAMAQLAEKQNVIMFTYGMDASSMTGEKCNKNFFRPGGSTDGRSFALAQLIAQKGYKSVGIIAQDYSFGKEAVAAFKKKLAEIAPKTKIVAELYHPAGTKDYAPYASQLIAAKPEVIFTPNWGNDLTLLLKQGRPMGMKQKVFSYYINDEVMIKTLGDDKLIVGDMGAEVYVLSIPNKKNQEFVQRFYKDKGYYPTWLRGKAYMATMFWAEAVKKAGTTDVAAVIKAWEGLSYDGIAGTWTMRACDHQAQTPYWVVEIVKNNKFFKEHAFEGPATMIPAKDVSVPCEQTGCKMK, from the coding sequence ATGAAGAAACTGTTCGGACTGGCGGTGTTGTCCGTCCTGCTCGCGCTCGCGGGGTCCGCGGCGGCGCAGGACACCATCAAGATCGGGGTCACGGAGCCGCTCTCCGGGACGTTCAAGGACATCGGCGAGCGCTACCTCGAGGGCGTGCAGTACGCGGCCAAGGTCATCAACGAGAGCGGCGGGCTACTCGGCAAGAAGGTGGAGGTCATCCCCATCGACTCGGAGCTCAAGCCCGACGTGGCCACGCGCAAGGCGCAGAACCTGATCCTCAAGGACGGCGTGAAGTTCTTCGCCGGCGGCACGGGCAGCTCCGTCGGGGCGGCCATGGCCCAGCTCGCGGAGAAGCAGAACGTCATCATGTTCACCTACGGCATGGACGCCTCCAGCATGACCGGCGAGAAGTGCAACAAGAACTTCTTCCGGCCCGGCGGGAGCACCGACGGCCGCTCCTTCGCGCTGGCGCAGCTCATCGCGCAGAAGGGCTACAAGAGCGTGGGCATCATCGCCCAGGACTACTCCTTCGGGAAGGAGGCCGTGGCCGCCTTCAAGAAGAAGCTCGCCGAGATCGCGCCCAAGACGAAAATCGTCGCCGAGCTGTACCACCCGGCGGGGACGAAGGACTACGCCCCCTACGCCAGCCAGCTGATCGCGGCCAAGCCCGAGGTCATCTTCACGCCCAACTGGGGCAACGACCTGACGCTGCTGCTCAAGCAGGGGCGCCCCATGGGCATGAAGCAGAAGGTCTTCTCCTACTACATCAACGACGAGGTCATGATCAAGACGCTCGGCGACGACAAGCTCATCGTCGGCGACATGGGCGCCGAGGTCTACGTGCTGTCCATCCCCAACAAGAAGAACCAGGAGTTCGTGCAGAGATTCTACAAGGACAAGGGCTACTACCCGACATGGCTGCGCGGCAAGGCCTACATGGCGACCATGTTCTGGGCCGAGGCGGTGAAAAAGGCGGGCACGACCGACGTGGCCGCCGTCATCAAGGCCTGGGAAGGACTCTCCTATGACGGCATCGCCGGGACCTGGACGATGCGGGCCTGCGACCACCAGGCCCAGACGCCCTACTGGGTCGTCGAGATCGTGAAGAACAACAAGTTCTTCAAGGAGCACGCCTTCGAGGGCCCCGCCACGATGATCCCCGCAAAGGACGTCTCGGTGCCCTGCGAGCAGACGGGCTGCAAGATGAAGTAA
- a CDS encoding NAD-dependent epimerase/dehydratase family protein: MATLITGGAGFIGSCLAQLLIEDGEKPVVFDIAPVEGPLAGQLGRFIYEQGSLAHLPVLMDCIERHGVDRIFHLGGMLSLPSENNHPAAFDANVVGTYNILEAARIKRMKQVVYGSTIATYSRDIPGDTIDDRTIQRPSSFYGITKTFGELAGRWYHRRFGLDFRGVRLPSIVGPGAKTAHMSIYNAWAIEYPLKGLPYEINCAPETRCPALYFKDAAMSLKRLSEADPGRIETRIYNIAGITPPYSAQELVDAVRRRIPGAQLSFRPDPVVVELLRELGSLRISEECARREWGWQPAYPLAELVEDFIREFEQNRKYYE; the protein is encoded by the coding sequence ATGGCCACACTGATCACCGGCGGGGCGGGGTTCATCGGGTCCTGCCTCGCGCAACTCCTCATCGAGGACGGGGAGAAGCCCGTCGTATTCGACATCGCTCCCGTCGAGGGCCCGCTGGCCGGGCAGCTCGGGCGCTTCATCTACGAGCAGGGAAGCCTCGCCCACCTGCCCGTCCTGATGGACTGCATCGAGCGGCACGGCGTCGACCGGATCTTTCACCTGGGGGGAATGCTTTCGCTGCCCTCGGAGAACAATCACCCGGCGGCCTTCGACGCCAACGTCGTCGGCACCTACAACATCCTGGAGGCTGCGCGCATCAAGAGGATGAAGCAGGTCGTCTACGGCAGCACCATCGCCACCTACAGCCGGGACATCCCGGGCGACACGATCGACGACCGCACCATCCAGCGGCCGTCGAGTTTCTACGGCATCACGAAGACCTTCGGGGAGCTGGCGGGGAGGTGGTACCACCGGCGCTTCGGCCTGGACTTCCGGGGCGTTCGCCTGCCCTCCATCGTGGGGCCGGGGGCGAAGACGGCGCACATGTCCATCTACAACGCCTGGGCCATCGAGTATCCCCTCAAGGGGCTCCCCTACGAGATCAACTGCGCTCCCGAAACACGCTGCCCCGCCCTTTATTTCAAGGACGCCGCCATGTCCCTGAAGAGGCTCTCCGAGGCTGACCCGGGGCGGATCGAGACGAGAATCTACAACATCGCCGGCATCACGCCGCCCTACTCGGCGCAGGAGCTGGTGGACGCCGTCAGGCGGCGCATCCCGGGGGCGCAGCTCTCCTTCAGGCCGGACCCCGTCGTCGTGGAACTTCTCCGCGAGCTGGGCTCCCTGAGGATCAGCGAAGAGTGCGCCCGCCGGGAGTGGGGCTGGCAGCCTGCGTACCCGCTTGCGGAGCTCGTCGAGGATTTCATCCGGGAATTCGAGCAGAACCGAAAATACTACGAATAG
- a CDS encoding 3-keto-5-aminohexanoate cleavage protein: MSNKRIFTAALTGAIHTPSMSPYLPVTPKQIIDEALRSYEAGAAVVHIHVRDPRTGLPNADQDIYREIAEAVKKQCDVVMCFTTGGKLGEPVENRVRVASNLKPELTSLNAGSLNFALFHIKDQVKEFKYDWEEAYLDLTEDFIFPNTFKTMRQYLEIIYANGAKPEFEIYDVGMINNLAFLLQRGIAKRPVYLQFVMGILGGIPATLEHLVYLVETARKQIGEFQFSVCAAGRTQIPMCTGSLLMGGHARVGLEDSLYLEKGVLAKSSGEQVAKIIRIARELGIEPATPDEARRILGLKGIDAVNF; the protein is encoded by the coding sequence ATGAGCAACAAGCGTATCTTCACCGCCGCTCTCACCGGCGCCATCCACACCCCCAGCATGTCGCCCTACCTGCCGGTGACCCCGAAGCAGATCATCGACGAGGCCCTCCGCTCCTACGAGGCGGGGGCCGCCGTCGTGCACATACACGTGCGGGACCCCCGGACAGGCCTGCCCAACGCGGACCAGGACATCTACCGGGAGATCGCCGAAGCCGTCAAGAAACAGTGCGACGTCGTCATGTGCTTCACCACGGGCGGCAAGCTCGGTGAGCCGGTTGAGAACCGCGTCCGCGTGGCCTCGAACCTCAAGCCGGAGCTGACCTCGCTCAACGCGGGCTCGCTCAACTTCGCCCTGTTCCACATCAAGGACCAGGTCAAGGAGTTCAAGTACGATTGGGAGGAGGCGTACCTCGACCTGACGGAGGACTTCATCTTCCCCAACACGTTCAAGACGATGCGCCAGTACCTCGAGATCATCTATGCCAACGGGGCCAAGCCCGAGTTCGAGATCTACGACGTGGGGATGATCAATAACCTGGCCTTCCTGCTGCAGAGGGGCATCGCGAAGAGGCCCGTCTACCTGCAGTTCGTCATGGGCATCCTCGGCGGCATCCCGGCAACGCTGGAGCACCTGGTCTACCTCGTCGAGACGGCGCGCAAGCAGATCGGCGAGTTCCAGTTTTCCGTCTGCGCCGCCGGACGCACGCAGATCCCGATGTGCACGGGTTCGCTGCTGATGGGGGGCCACGCCCGCGTGGGTCTCGAAGACAGCCTCTACCTGGAAAAGGGCGTGCTCGCGAAGAGCAGCGGCGAGCAGGTCGCCAAGATCATCCGCATCGCCCGGGAACTCGGCATCGAGCCGGCGACGCCGGACGAGGCGCGCCGGATCCTCGGGCTCAAGGGGATCGACGCCGTGAATTTCTGA
- a CDS encoding LysM peptidoglycan-binding domain-containing protein, whose protein sequence is MPEDPDIRLMDAEEEVYSPERKQSGPDKKKVGMIAAVGIAVLAVLGGAYLMLGGGGVSKDEVRLMQTKLSAMEQKIAALERQQAALQARLPAEGAEAAIAGRIDTLAQRVEALEKRPVAAAAEKPKPAAKDKKEKAAAPGKKTHTVQKGETVYGISKKYGMKPEELRKLNNLGENDPVRPGQKLVVGK, encoded by the coding sequence ATGCCCGAGGATCCCGATATCCGATTGATGGACGCGGAGGAAGAGGTCTATTCGCCGGAACGCAAACAGTCGGGGCCGGACAAGAAGAAAGTCGGCATGATCGCCGCGGTCGGGATCGCGGTGCTAGCCGTTCTCGGGGGCGCCTACCTGATGCTCGGGGGCGGAGGGGTCTCCAAGGACGAGGTCCGGCTCATGCAGACGAAGCTCTCCGCGATGGAGCAGAAGATCGCCGCACTGGAACGGCAGCAGGCGGCGCTGCAGGCCAGGCTTCCCGCCGAGGGCGCCGAGGCGGCGATAGCGGGCAGGATCGACACGCTCGCGCAGCGCGTCGAGGCCCTGGAGAAGAGGCCCGTCGCCGCGGCGGCGGAGAAGCCGAAACCGGCTGCCAAGGACAAGAAGGAAAAGGCCGCCGCCCCGGGCAAGAAAACGCACACGGTCCAGAAGGGGGAGACCGTCTACGGCATCAGCAAGAAATACGGGATGAAGCCCGAGGAACTGCGAAAGCTCAACAACCTGGGCGAAAATGACCCGGTCAGGCCCGGGCAGAAACTCGTGGTCGGCAAGTAA
- a CDS encoding crotonase/enoyl-CoA hydratase family protein codes for MNEQKITVERRGRVLLMGLNRPDKMNAFDVEMYLELAAALGELDRDRELRCGLLFAHGTHFTAGLDLPKWAPYFGGAKFPDLPAGACDPFGLDEARQVGKPMVMAVQGICYTIGLELLLAMDIRVAATDTRFGQIEVKRGIYPVGGATVRLHREIGWGNAMRYLLTGDEIGAAEALRLGLVQETVEPGRQVGRALAIAETVARQAPLGVQASLKSARRACAEGDRAAIARLLPDLAPIMKSEDAAEGIRSFIERREALFKGR; via the coding sequence ATGAACGAACAGAAGATCACCGTGGAGCGGCGGGGCCGCGTGCTCCTCATGGGGCTCAACCGGCCCGACAAGATGAACGCCTTCGACGTGGAGATGTACCTGGAGCTTGCGGCGGCCCTGGGAGAGCTCGACCGCGACAGGGAGCTTCGCTGCGGGCTGCTCTTCGCCCATGGGACGCATTTCACGGCGGGCCTCGACCTGCCGAAATGGGCGCCGTACTTCGGCGGGGCGAAATTCCCGGACCTGCCCGCCGGCGCCTGCGACCCCTTCGGCCTCGATGAGGCAAGGCAGGTCGGCAAGCCCATGGTCATGGCCGTCCAGGGGATCTGTTACACGATCGGCCTGGAGCTCTTGCTTGCCATGGACATCCGCGTGGCGGCGACGGATACGCGCTTCGGCCAGATCGAGGTCAAGCGGGGCATCTACCCCGTGGGCGGGGCCACGGTGCGCCTGCACCGCGAGATCGGCTGGGGAAACGCCATGCGCTACCTGCTCACGGGCGACGAGATCGGCGCGGCAGAGGCCCTGCGCCTGGGCCTCGTGCAGGAGACGGTCGAACCCGGTCGGCAGGTCGGCCGGGCCCTGGCGATCGCGGAGACCGTGGCCCGGCAGGCGCCCCTGGGCGTGCAGGCCTCGCTCAAATCGGCCAGGCGGGCCTGCGCTGAGGGAGACCGGGCGGCCATCGCGCGCCTGCTTCCGGATCTTGCGCCCATCATGAAAAGCGAGGACGCCGCCGAGGGGATCCGGTCCTTCATCGAGCGCAGGGAAGCCCTGTTCAAGGGACGGTGA
- a CDS encoding RNA-binding protein: protein MNKKLYVGNLSSEATEEDLRFNFSQAGNVLSVSLIKDRMTGLNKGFGFVEMDSEEGARKAIESFNGGELHGKVIVVSEAKSPKDGPSGGGFGRDSRPRQGGYGRPGGGGRRY from the coding sequence ATGAACAAGAAACTGTACGTCGGAAACCTCTCGAGCGAGGCGACAGAGGAGGACCTGCGTTTCAATTTCTCCCAGGCCGGCAACGTCCTTTCGGTGAGCCTGATCAAGGACCGGATGACGGGCCTGAACAAGGGCTTTGGCTTCGTGGAAATGGACTCCGAGGAAGGCGCCCGAAAGGCCATCGAATCCTTCAACGGCGGGGAACTCCACGGCAAGGTCATCGTCGTCAGCGAGGCGAAGTCCCCGAAGGACGGTCCTTCGGGCGGCGGCTTCGGCCGGGACAGCCGGCCCCGCCAGGGCGGTTACGGCAGGCCGGGCGGCGGCGGAAGGCGTTACTAG
- a CDS encoding amino acid permease, translated as MSSQRSLGLTSATALVVANMIGAGVFTTSGFLLADLGSPLYVLLAWAAGGVQAVLGALCYGALARRIPESGGEYRFLSRALHPAAGYVAGWLSLLVGFSAPLAAAAFAFGTYAKPWLGGLSPAAAGSILIAVFVAVHAYEVRRGALVQNWAVLLKVALIAAFVAFVFSVGEAPPAEPRQPFPLAAFGVSLIWISFSYSGWNAAVYVAGEIRDPERTVPRALLLGTALVTVLYLALNAAFVLAAPAAELAGKLDVGRIAARAVGGAVLEEAVAGLIALVLVSSVSSLVMAGPRVCAQMAADGYLPRQLAVAEGPPRAAIAAQAGLALFFLWSATFEALLTWIGFTLSLCTGAAVAALIVLRKREGETVVVPGWPVVPWLFLAGVAAMTAFTVVQRPLEGVVGLATVAAGLAAWRAQEKKKKRQAGR; from the coding sequence GTGTCATCGCAGAGGAGTCTGGGCCTCACAAGCGCCACGGCGCTCGTGGTGGCCAACATGATCGGCGCAGGCGTGTTCACCACAAGCGGTTTTTTGCTCGCGGACCTCGGATCGCCGCTCTACGTCCTGCTCGCGTGGGCCGCGGGGGGGGTGCAGGCCGTTCTCGGGGCTCTTTGTTACGGGGCACTCGCGCGGCGCATCCCCGAGTCGGGCGGGGAGTACCGGTTTCTCTCCCGCGCCCTGCACCCTGCGGCGGGGTACGTGGCGGGTTGGCTCTCGCTGCTCGTCGGTTTTTCGGCCCCGCTCGCGGCGGCGGCCTTCGCCTTCGGGACCTACGCGAAGCCCTGGCTCGGGGGTCTCTCCCCGGCGGCGGCGGGTTCGATCCTGATTGCCGTCTTCGTTGCCGTGCACGCCTACGAGGTCCGCCGGGGCGCCCTGGTGCAAAACTGGGCGGTCCTGCTCAAGGTCGCCCTGATCGCCGCCTTTGTCGCCTTTGTCTTTTCAGTGGGCGAAGCGCCGCCCGCCGAGCCCAGGCAACCCTTCCCCCTCGCAGCCTTCGGGGTTTCGCTGATCTGGATCTCCTTCAGCTACTCCGGCTGGAACGCCGCCGTCTACGTGGCGGGCGAGATCCGGGACCCGGAGCGCACGGTCCCGCGGGCGCTGCTCCTCGGTACGGCGCTGGTCACCGTCCTTTACCTGGCCCTCAACGCCGCGTTCGTCCTGGCAGCACCGGCCGCCGAGCTGGCCGGCAAGCTCGACGTGGGTCGCATCGCCGCGCGGGCCGTGGGCGGAGCCGTCCTGGAGGAAGCCGTGGCGGGGCTCATCGCGCTCGTGCTCGTCAGCAGCGTCTCGTCTCTCGTCATGGCCGGGCCTCGGGTCTGCGCGCAGATGGCCGCCGACGGCTACCTTCCGCGGCAGCTTGCCGTCGCGGAGGGCCCCCCGAGGGCCGCGATCGCCGCCCAGGCGGGCCTTGCCCTTTTCTTTCTGTGGAGCGCGACCTTCGAAGCGCTCCTGACCTGGATCGGCTTCACCCTGAGCCTGTGCACGGGCGCCGCCGTGGCAGCCCTCATTGTCCTGAGAAAGCGGGAGGGGGAAACCGTGGTTGTGCCCGGCTGGCCGGTCGTCCCGTGGCTCTTCCTCGCCGGGGTTGCGGCGATGACGGCCTTCACCGTCGTACAGAGGCCGCTGGAAGGCGTTGTCGGGCTGGCAACGGTCGCCGCAGGGCTTGCGGCGTGGAGGGCCCAAGAGAAGAAGAAGAAAAGACAGGCGGGAAGGTAA
- a CDS encoding O-methyltransferase, which yields MPRADAARIHKVLDAMESKIGHYWSVPRKDGEFLSLMVKATRATRILEVGTSQGYSAIWMALGLQETGGRLTTIEIDRGRHAIAQRNVREAGLAGRILLIRGDAHTEIPRLAGPFDFVFFDADKDGQVDYFQKLHPAKLAPGAIIAVHNAVSAAGDLKEYTEMIRRHPEFDTVIVSATTGDGMCLSYRHRAA from the coding sequence ATGCCCCGGGCTGACGCGGCACGGATCCACAAGGTCCTGGACGCCATGGAATCCAAGATTGGCCACTACTGGAGCGTACCCCGCAAGGACGGCGAGTTCCTGAGCCTGATGGTGAAGGCGACCCGCGCGACCCGCATCCTCGAGGTGGGGACATCGCAGGGGTACTCGGCCATCTGGATGGCCCTCGGCCTCCAGGAGACGGGCGGAAGGCTGACGACGATCGAGATCGACAGGGGGCGTCATGCCATCGCGCAGAGAAATGTCAGGGAGGCAGGTCTCGCCGGACGGATCTTGCTGATCCGGGGGGACGCCCACACGGAGATCCCGAGGCTGGCAGGCCCCTTCGATTTCGTGTTCTTCGATGCCGACAAGGACGGTCAGGTGGACTACTTCCAAAAGCTCCACCCGGCGAAGCTCGCTCCCGGAGCGATCATTGCCGTGCACAACGCCGTCTCCGCCGCCGGGGACCTGAAGGAGTACACGGAGATGATCCGCAGGCACCCCGAGTTCGACACGGTGATCGTCAGCGCGACGACGGGCGACGGCATGTGCCTGAGCTACCGTCACCGGGCGGCGTAA
- a CDS encoding FAD-dependent oxidoreductase — MRIVVIGAGWAGCAAALSARKQGAEVTLVERTDMLLGTGLVGGIMRNNGRLTAAEEMLAMGGGELFELTEANSLHRDIEFPGHPHASLYNVATMEPLVRAFLESRGIEIRLATRINDVEMQDGFITAVHGKEGEETVSFTAGAYVDATGTAGPPGQCAKHGNGCVLCVLRCPAFGGRVSVTALCGVRELVGMKGGRVGAMSGSCKLLKESLSRDLVSELNRRGVVVVPLPQSLQREVQSSIKACQQYAIPEFQANLVLLDTGHAKLMVPFFPLKALRKIGGFENARYEDPYAGGLGNSIRFVGMSPRDDGLRVQGVGNLFCAGEKAGLLVGHTEAIVTGTLAGYNAVRHLRGEKPLILPRSLAAGDVIGFVREQMATEEGLGCKFTFSGSVYFERMKATNLYSTDRESIRRRVERAGLLNAFNGGN; from the coding sequence ATGCGTATCGTCGTCATCGGGGCCGGCTGGGCCGGATGCGCCGCCGCCCTGTCCGCCAGAAAGCAGGGGGCCGAGGTCACCCTCGTCGAGCGCACGGACATGCTCCTGGGCACGGGGCTCGTCGGCGGGATCATGCGCAACAACGGCCGCCTCACCGCCGCCGAGGAGATGCTCGCCATGGGCGGGGGCGAGCTCTTCGAGCTCACCGAAGCCAACTCCCTGCACCGCGACATCGAGTTTCCCGGACACCCCCACGCTTCCCTGTACAACGTGGCCACCATGGAGCCCCTCGTGCGGGCCTTCCTCGAGTCCAGGGGCATCGAGATCCGGCTCGCGACCCGCATCAACGACGTGGAGATGCAGGACGGCTTCATCACGGCCGTCCACGGCAAGGAGGGCGAAGAGACGGTCAGTTTCACGGCGGGGGCCTACGTTGACGCGACGGGCACGGCGGGCCCCCCCGGCCAGTGCGCGAAGCACGGGAACGGCTGCGTGCTCTGCGTGCTGCGCTGCCCGGCCTTCGGGGGACGGGTGAGCGTCACGGCCCTCTGCGGCGTGCGGGAGCTCGTCGGCATGAAGGGGGGCCGGGTGGGCGCCATGAGCGGCTCCTGCAAGCTCCTGAAGGAATCCCTGTCGCGGGACCTCGTCTCAGAGCTAAACCGCAGGGGGGTCGTCGTCGTCCCCCTTCCGCAGTCCCTGCAGAGGGAAGTCCAGAGCTCGATCAAGGCATGCCAGCAGTACGCCATCCCCGAATTCCAGGCAAACCTCGTCCTTCTGGACACGGGCCATGCCAAGCTCATGGTCCCCTTCTTCCCGCTCAAGGCGCTACGGAAAATCGGGGGTTTCGAAAACGCCCGCTACGAGGACCCCTATGCCGGGGGTCTGGGCAACTCCATCCGCTTCGTGGGCATGTCGCCGCGCGACGACGGCCTCAGGGTGCAGGGGGTGGGGAATCTCTTCTGCGCAGGCGAGAAGGCGGGCCTGCTCGTGGGCCACACGGAGGCGATCGTCACGGGGACGCTGGCGGGCTACAATGCCGTCAGGCACCTGCGCGGCGAGAAGCCGCTGATCCTGCCACGCTCTCTTGCCGCGGGCGACGTCATCGGCTTCGTGCGGGAGCAGATGGCCACCGAGGAAGGCCTGGGGTGCAAGTTCACCTTCTCGGGGTCGGTGTACTTCGAGAGAATGAAGGCGACGAATCTATACTCGACCGATCGGGAGTCCATCCGCAGGAGGGTGGAGCGAGCGGGCCTGCTGAACGCTTTCAACGGAGGGAACTGA